In Nostoc sp. GT001, a genomic segment contains:
- a CDS encoding PAS domain S-box protein, whose translation MMQVNQELQQALEELRVVKEKLHQAYEELEQRVTERTAELVMSNVLLQQEIIERERAEAALRQSENLYRQLVESQTDLIIRIDLQGQITFGNVAACQTFGWKQDEFRGQSYFQFLHPDDLPQVMESITALGSSSHSLTNYERCALTVNGIRWFQWNAIAIHNDKGEVVEIQLVGRDITEQQAALHDRQLAEAALHQSEEKFRTFSENTHAVIWIGSADSFYPLYISPAYEKIWGRSSQGLFEQPISWVDTVHPDDRDRATQSIKQLLSGSQSISAEYRILRPDGSIRWIWNRGFAVYDDQGKVNYYGGIAEDITERKLAEESLRESEARLSLATEAVQIGIWDRNLITNTCVWSANMGLLYGLPSNTLCPTVEDYFNLIHPADRESVAATIARMIEEGKGSIEYRIIWPDGSLHWLNCKGQVYYNEIGEPIRIIGTNRDITERKLAEQKISEQAALLDIATDAILVRDFQSQILFWNKGAERMYGWLSTEVIGKDLYEILYPVGIHHQLQEPLKSVIESGSWQGELHKVTKSGQKIIVESRWTLMRDSAGDPKSILTVDTDITQKKQLEEQFFRTQRLESLGTLAGGIAHDLNNILTPILAAAQLLQGKFFQDEERSGQLLRLIESNAKRGAALVKQVLSFARGYKGEPTIIQVQYLISEIIQIAKQTFPKSIEFSTIIPEDICAIAGDTTQLHQVLMNLLVNARDALPDGGNINISVENKFIDEAYTRMNLDAKVGHYIVITVTDNGIGIPPKILDRIFEPFFTTKEVNKGTGLGLSTALGIIRSHDGFIKVSSNVGRGSKFDLFLPAVEATHSFKIEDLDLLPGEGELILVVDDEAQIREITTIILENHNYKILTASNGIEAIALYAQHKHQINAVLMDLMMPEMDGITAIRTLRKMNNQLQIIACSGLNSMEVFAQAADVNVQVVLSKPYTARELLNSLHHLFRG comes from the coding sequence ATGATGCAAGTTAATCAGGAACTTCAACAAGCCCTCGAAGAACTCCGGGTTGTGAAAGAAAAACTGCACCAAGCTTACGAGGAGTTAGAACAACGAGTGACGGAACGGACAGCAGAACTTGTGATGTCTAACGTCCTGTTGCAACAAGAAATTATTGAACGCGAAAGGGCAGAAGCGGCGTTACGGCAGAGCGAAAACCTCTATCGCCAACTTGTGGAAAGCCAAACTGATTTAATTATTCGCATTGATTTGCAGGGGCAGATTACCTTTGGCAATGTGGCAGCTTGTCAAACCTTCGGCTGGAAACAAGATGAGTTTCGTGGTCAGTCATATTTCCAGTTTCTTCATCCAGATGACTTGCCTCAAGTGATGGAAAGTATCACAGCTTTAGGATCTTCATCCCATTCCTTGACTAATTATGAGCGATGTGCATTGACAGTCAACGGTATTCGCTGGTTTCAATGGAATGCGATCGCAATTCATAATGACAAAGGAGAGGTTGTTGAAATACAACTGGTAGGCAGAGATATTACTGAACAGCAAGCTGCGTTACACGACCGCCAACTTGCCGAAGCAGCACTACACCAAAGTGAGGAGAAATTTCGCACTTTTTCCGAAAATACCCACGCAGTGATCTGGATTGGTAGCGCAGATTCATTCTACCCTTTGTACATTAGTCCTGCTTATGAGAAGATTTGGGGTCGATCTTCCCAAGGTTTATTTGAGCAGCCAATATCTTGGGTAGACACAGTTCATCCAGACGATCGCGATCGCGCTACCCAATCAATTAAGCAACTACTTAGTGGCAGTCAATCCATTTCAGCAGAATATCGGATTTTGCGACCTGACGGATCGATCCGCTGGATTTGGAATCGGGGTTTTGCTGTCTATGACGACCAAGGAAAAGTTAACTACTATGGTGGCATTGCTGAAGATATCACCGAGCGCAAGCTGGCTGAAGAGTCACTGCGGGAAAGTGAAGCGCGATTGAGTTTAGCGACTGAAGCTGTCCAAATAGGCATATGGGATCGGAACCTGATCACCAATACTTGTGTTTGGTCTGCCAATATGGGGCTACTTTATGGTCTGCCGAGCAATACCTTGTGTCCAACCGTTGAAGACTATTTCAATTTAATCCATCCAGCAGATCGCGAATCTGTAGCTGCGACTATAGCTCGCATGATTGAGGAAGGAAAGGGATCTATAGAGTATCGAATTATCTGGCCCGACGGCAGCCTACACTGGTTAAACTGCAAAGGTCAGGTCTACTATAACGAAATCGGTGAGCCGATCCGGATCATCGGTACAAATAGGGATATCACCGAGCGGAAGCTGGCGGAACAAAAAATCTCCGAACAAGCCGCTCTACTTGATATCGCTACCGATGCCATATTAGTTCGAGATTTCCAGTCTCAAATCTTATTCTGGAATAAAGGTGCAGAGCGGATGTATGGTTGGCTTTCTACAGAGGTTATTGGCAAAGACCTCTACGAGATTTTATACCCAGTTGGAATTCACCACCAATTGCAAGAACCACTAAAAAGCGTAATTGAGAGTGGCTCGTGGCAAGGTGAGTTACATAAAGTTACAAAATCCGGTCAGAAAATTATTGTGGAAAGCCGTTGGACATTGATGCGCGATTCTGCCGGAGATCCCAAATCCATCCTGACTGTTGACACTGACATCACCCAAAAGAAACAACTCGAAGAGCAGTTTTTTCGCACCCAGCGATTGGAAAGCCTTGGTACCCTTGCAGGTGGTATTGCCCACGACTTGAACAATATATTGACGCCTATTTTGGCAGCTGCTCAATTATTACAGGGAAAATTTTTCCAAGACGAGGAGCGTTCTGGGCAATTGCTGAGACTGATAGAAAGCAACGCCAAACGCGGAGCAGCTTTAGTGAAGCAAGTCTTATCCTTTGCACGGGGATATAAAGGAGAGCCGACAATTATTCAAGTCCAGTATCTAATTTCAGAAATTATCCAAATTGCTAAACAGACATTTCCCAAATCTATTGAATTTTCCACCATTATCCCAGAAGATATTTGCGCGATCGCTGGGGATACTACACAACTACATCAAGTGTTAATGAATCTGTTAGTAAACGCCCGCGATGCTTTACCAGATGGTGGCAATATCAATATTTCTGTGGAAAATAAGTTTATTGATGAAGCTTATACCAGAATGAATCTTGATGCCAAGGTTGGGCATTATATTGTGATTACCGTTACCGATAACGGAATTGGGATACCGCCAAAAATATTAGATAGAATTTTTGAGCCATTTTTCACCACAAAAGAGGTCAACAAAGGTACGGGACTTGGACTTTCAACAGCGTTGGGCATCATTAGAAGCCATGACGGTTTTATTAAAGTGTCTAGCAATGTCGGTAGAGGCAGCAAGTTTGACCTGTTTTTACCAGCTGTAGAAGCAACCCACTCATTTAAGATAGAAGACCTGGATTTGCTCCCAGGAGAGGGAGAATTGATTTTAGTTGTAGATGATGAAGCTCAAATTCGGGAAATTACCACAATCATTCTAGAAAATCATAACTATAAGATACTCACTGCTAGTAATGGCATTGAGGCGATCGCACTTTACGCCCAACACAAGCATCAAATCAATGCTGTGTTGATGGATCTAATGATGCCAGAAATGGATGGAATCACCGCTATTCGCACCTTGCGAAAAATGAACAACCAGCTTCAAATTATTGCCTGTAGCGGGCTGAACTCAATGGAAGTGTTTGCTCAAGCTGCTGATGTTAATGTGCAAGTAGTTTTATCTAAACCCTATACGGCCAGAGAATTATTGAACAGTTTACACCACCTATTTAGAGGGTAG
- a CDS encoding sulfur transferase domain-containing protein → MNIVRKINDNLAIAGQITLDQLGQIADEGYKSVLNLRLPDEIDLLANEQEKTELLGLYYVNIPTKPEDINHQGMLQIYQIITELPKPILIHCDNSIRSAAIVLLYIALKQGIAFEKALQKVINLGLI, encoded by the coding sequence ATGAATATTGTTAGGAAGATTAATGATAACTTAGCGATCGCTGGGCAAATTACACTAGATCAACTGGGACAAATAGCTGATGAGGGTTATAAGTCTGTACTGAACCTACGTTTACCCGACGAAATAGACTTGCTGGCTAATGAGCAGGAGAAGACTGAGCTTTTGGGATTGTATTACGTTAATATCCCAACTAAACCTGAAGACATTAATCATCAAGGTATGCTCCAGATATATCAGATTATCACTGAACTACCCAAACCGATTCTGATACATTGTGATAATTCAATTCGTTCAGCTGCAATAGTATTGTTGTATATCGCCCTCAAACAAGGCATAGCATTTGAAAAAGCACTGCAAAAAGTTATTAATTTAGGCTTGATATAA